A stretch of Caenorhabditis elegans chromosome IV DNA encodes these proteins:
- the Y24D9B.1 gene encoding RNase NYN domain-containing protein (Confirmed by transcript evidence): MNVDNFGWESSLSVVANEQTRTARPRHHHGNSVPTLLRPVFMNAVEVGYSYAHCDRDKKLNVRGVTIALWHFICRGHQAIALLPYCFKNYAEKSSRYSELMMLYRLNLIEFTPGYGSEKYTEVNRIMVNRAYETGGCLVARSQMQGITDNKSHLIDVVEQRLLMPTFNGDDIMFPIDGPLGRNGPSLEQTLQCDQGLSDWRSCSEHQLLLSDQRHWLEKLALLVPEKVVWTRMVQMIQGGGIDEQIEGAGGNDGFFDEPPSPPLENPFHRQTCTVPSNTNIHNDHGPGQAPPDPYQPHGHPAHHIPNPHQLHHQHRRRYSSPRRFHGNHQPRRNPSSTRLVIRYGSSPPEVVGRGGVDGGGHQQQHQHQRRTSKHSATTDSVESTASTQSGERTESSTQSIEADEDIARELDAQLIEEARRETEKRVKEEADQRKKDELLAKLSQIFGYAKSIRVMKKYPKMLTLSLLVEKCMQESDEAGDGGEFSDVWACVAEEIRALPTPTPTLTPTPELVEDLIDFSDEPLIPSVEMSGRREQETRNKESILVDLMF, encoded by the exons AAAGCAGCCTTTCAGTCGTTGCAAATGAACAGACACGCACCGCCCGTCCACGTCATCATCACGGAAATTCGGTGCCGACACTGCTTCGACCGGTTTTTATGAATGCCGTCGAAGTTGGATACTC TTACGCACATTGCGACCGTGACAAGAAGCTAAACGTCCGCGGTGTCACCATTGCCCTATGGCATTTCATCTGTCGTGGACATCAAGCGATCGCTCTTCTTCCGTATTGCTTTAAGAATTATGCGGAAAAATCGTCGAGATACTCGGAGCTCATGATGCTTTATCGTCTCAATTTGATCGAGTTTACaccgggttacggtagcgaGAAGTACACCGAAGTCAATCGTATTATGGTTAATCGGGCCTATGAGACTGGTGGATGCCTTGTCGCAAGATCACAGATGCAGGGAATCACTGATAACAAATCGCATTTGATCGATGTCGTTGAGCAAAg aCTCTTGATGCCAACGTTCAACGGAGACGACATCATGTTCCCGATTGACGGTCCACTCGGAAGAAATGGTCCATCGCTGGAGCAAACTCTCCAGTGTGATCAAGGCTTGTCGGATTGGAGATCGTGCTCGGAGCATCAGCTTCTGCTCTCCGACCAACGTCATTGGCTCGAGAAGTTGGCTCTTTTGGTGCCGGAGAAGGTCGTCTGGACGCGTATGGTTCAGATGATTCAGGGAGGTGGAATCGACGAGCAGATCGAGGGAGCAGGAGGCAACGATGGATTCTTTGATGA ACCTCCATCTCCACCACTGGAGAATCCGTTCCATCGCCAAACTTGCACTGTTCCATCCAACACCAACATCCACAATGATCATGGTCCTGGCCAAGCACCTCCGGATCCATACCAACCTCATGGTCATCCAGCCCATCACATTCCGAATCCCCATCAACTTCACCACCAGCACCGTCGCCGCTATTCTTCGCCAAGACGCTTCCACGGCAACCATCAGCCGAGACGTAATCCATCGTCGACTCGTCTTGTGATTCGCTACGGATCCTCACCGCCTGAGGTGGTTGGTCGTGGTGGAGTGGATGGAGGTGGACATCAGCAGCAGCATCAGCATCAGCGTCGGACTTCGAAGCACTCGGCGACTACGGATTCGGTTGAGTCGACTGCTAGTACACAGTCGGGAGAGAGAACTGAG AGCTCCACTCAATCCATAGAAGCCGACGAGGATATTGCTCGCGAGCTCGACGCTCAACTCATTGAAGAAGCCCGCCGTGAGACTGAAAAACGTGTGAAAGAAGAGGCGGACCAGAGAAAGAAGGACGAGTTGCTCGCCAAATTGTCGCAGATTTTTGGATACGCAAAG tcgatTCGTGTCATGAAGAAGTACCCAAAGATGTTGACCCTCTCACTTCTTGTCGAAAAATGCATGCAAGAGAGTGATGAAGCCGGAGATGGAGGAGAGTTTTCGGATGTTTGGGCTTGTGTCGCCGAGGAGATTCGGGCTCTGCCGACTCCGACTCCGACTCTGACTCCGACTCCGGAGCTCGTTGAGGATTTGATTGACTTTTCCGATGAACCATTGATCCCGTCTGTTGAGATGAGCGGCCGCCGTGAACAGGAGACGAGAAATAAGGAATCGATACTCGTGGatttaatgttttga